gaactagtgaacccttagtgacttTTAGGtcataagttccagtaatacaaaaaccatcaaaacgaaaatcacataaaaagcgtaggaaataccattttaggcagaggtgtccatgaggtcttgaacctttgcttagtgagatattaccggaattacttgctagagacagtgaactatgtcttgaactgctagcatttgatataattcgcgataacaaccacgggtgatatctccaaggtttctgccaagctcgtgccgtcttgtccaatttggccctggacatatcctttttctcagaatgctctagagaatcaaagctcatattctcataggaagcggctcacttcctcattcagataggtgagtttccataaagagtgttactgctacaccccacttcaatcttaaattgaaactatagaactcattaagacttcttaaaagtcatccttcacatgcagtcgcactatcacgtctacaccatagggaagggacagagaataaaattctctgataatgtttacctttacccaccacaaattagttgtctcattcgaaaccttgatcttgggatctcctgTCAGCatggttgagtatccttcatggcaagtttaatttatgagcttaagccccttcccttcgatgcatttttaactatctcttgggataaacctttcgtcaaaggttgcgcgatattctccttggactttatccaatcagtggaaataacgccgattgagattagttattttcagctttagctattataactTGGcgaacacaatgtatagatatagctggcacaggcctatgccagagaggaatgtcttctaaaaagcatcttaggcactcgtccCCCTCTCGTACTTTATCTAACTTAATACTCTCAGaatccataatgaattgagcaatatatgtttgcttttaaatcttccaaaaacaaaccctcatgctagagtgaaacatatccactcgtagacttagactcctctgagtcaactatccagtttacatcacaaagtccctcaaggacagcaaaatacctttcaacacttgcacgatcctTCAGATTCTGACAGCGAGGTACACTTATAGCGTAACTTATTTGTCATGTTACAGCCTCCAGTTTCATTCAAATTGTTGAGAAACATGGTTGAAGCTTGAGGATAGAATTTGAAAAACTCTGAAATATTTTGTCAGATGAGCCATTCAGCAAATGATGAAGACCGGTACATTGTAGCTCCTGTAGGTAATTATCTCCCATTTCAGCCTTATCCTCATCCCTGTTCTCTTCAATTTCATTTTCGCCACTTTAAAACCTAATACTTGTGATGACAGATAAAGCCCGATCAGGTGAAAATAATGGCATGGAGGATCATGAAGGTAGGTTAGATGTTTTGAATGACTAACAACGAAGGACTAATATAGTTATAGTGGCTCAACTTTAGTCAAAATTTATCTTGACTTGATGGTTTAAATATATTATAGATGATACACAGGATGCATAAGAGGACGAGCATCAGTTAACACGTGTAAGGGACTGGATTAGCTCTCGCCACATTGACAATGTTGAACTGACTGATGTTCTGTCTAGCTTCCAGGACATATCAGTGGTAAGTAGTAGAATCAACTCATCTAAGTGCACTATGTGGTCGCTAAGTTAGAAAATGTTAATTCTCTGTCTGATTCTCCAGTAAATTAGTGTAAAGGACTGACTAATTTAAGGGTTTCAACTTGTTCTCATTTTGCAGGCTCTGCCTGAAGGTGAGCAAAGAACTTGAATCCGTATGTACAGTTGACGCATTGGCAGAAAGCAGTTTTCTTTCAATTTCAGAacattaattatttttatttccccaGAAATCATGGATAAACTTGTAAACCAAAACATACTGTCAAGAACAGGATAGGATTCTCACTCAATCAGCAAGCTGAAGGTTAATTCTCTTTCAGTTCATATTTGCCTCCAATATCTAATCGTCATGGTCATCATCATTGTCTAAAGCTTATGTGATCACTAACCAAGCTACCTTAGAAACCCAATCAGGAAATTGTCGTGAAGGAAGAGATGGATGTACAAGTAAACCAAGTTGATGAGAAAGTTCATCCAGGGAAAGATGATGACTACTTGTACTTGAAGGTGAGTTGGCTTTCTGTGTAAATCAAATGTCCCTTTTTATAGCAACATAAAAGTTTTTCTATCAAGTTAGACAAGGCATAGTTTAATACCCAAGCCTTCCCCCTTAATCCTTCTACTGTGATGTCTAATCTTATTGTGTTTAAAATTCTAGGTTCTGTATCATGTCCTTCCACTGGATTATGTTACAATATCTAAACTTCAAAGTAAGCTGGAAGGAGAGGAAAATCAGGAAACTGTGCGTAAACTGCTTGATAAGATGGCTTGTGATGGATATGTGGAAGCCAAGAGCAAACCAAGATTAGGTAACATAATCACTTCTTGAACCAGGATTACTCAGTTTTCTCAATGCATGTAACTGTAAAGTTAAGTACTGAGAATGCAAGTTTCACTATGATAATTGTATGTATTTTCCCCCAGGTAAACGTGTCATTCGATCTGAATTGACTGACAAGAAGCTACTTGAGGTCGAGAATGTTTTGGAGATCAAGTTATCGGTAATAATAAGTCATATTacgatttttctttgttcttgattCTTTTCTTGAATTAGACATTTCATaatgtattttcttgaatcaaacagGCAATGGAGATAAGTGAACCTCAAAACATATCAACCTGCGATGGTCTCCACTCTGTTGGTTCTGATCTTACTAGAACTCGAGAAAGATCAGTTGATGCTCAGCAGAATGGATCGACTAGAATTCAGGAGCAACTTGGAAACAACACACCCATTCGCAGAAATGAGGTTTAACACCTTCTCTGCCTGTTTCCTGTTATTGCTTATATATTATAGCTCTTCTAGTAAAAACACCTTTCTAACTCTATGTGTCCTATGTTTTTATATGCAGCCTGCAGCGTCAAGAGAGAGTGGTATACCAGGGAGCGATAAGCGAAATGGTGTGGATGGGAGAGGATTCAGTCACTGTCGTGAGGGTGATAATACCTTTTGTAGTCGTCCCAGTCAGGAAAAGCGCTCCAGGAAAACTAGCATGGTATATGTTTTATCCTAACCTACTAACAAAAATCCTCATTGTTTAGCATATTACTTTCCAACTTGAATTTCCCTGGCTTTAACTTCTAAGGTCTTTACTAGGTGAAAGAGCCCATTCATCAAAACCTGAAGCGCCAGAAATCTCAAGGTGGTGGCGCGTTGGAGTAATAGATTATTGAAATCAAAAAGAGGAACAGCGCATAAAATTCTGGTGAATAAAAATGACCTGATAACTAAGTTGTATATCTGCTTATTAGACGATTTATATAGAATTCTAAATCATGGGTATAATTATTACTTCTTACATTTTCAGAACCTTTGTTGTTAATGTAATACATACATTACATATCTCTATCTAATTGCCTGTTTAAGTAAATGAAATGTTTGGCAGCTTAGTAAGTGAAGATGTGAATCTGTTTGAAACCCCAGTGTTGGTTTCAGCTAGCACCCATTTGCAGCTGAACTTGTTATAGCTGTCTAGAAACGTAGCATTCAGTTTGTAGCTGAATGATATAAACAAAGCTTGGATGAAAGCGTTGTCTAAGTCAGAAGTTCTGAATTTGATGTCATACTTTTCAGATATCTTTATTTCTCTGTGCTCTTTAGCAGTTGTTGTCTGTAAAACTGGCAAATAAAATTGCTGGGTTGGTGTACCTGTTGGCCTTCAGGCTTCAGGGATCTAGTTCTTATGGGTTCCCTACTGCCTGTATACCATTGTCTTTTATCAACTAGGAAAGTCTTCAAAATTTGGAAATGACCTCGATAAAAATATTGCCACCCGTATTTGACCGTGATAAAGGATGAAACtaactcatagctcaaaagtCTCCATCTCGTTGCCTTTATAAATGTAAATGCATAAGCAGCTTACAGAAATTCATATCAGTGCTAAAATAACAAGGGGAAAAGAACTGAAAACTGATAGGGGGTTATTGTTGCTGTTTGAAGGATTTGGGTACAAATCTTTAGAAACATTATCATCAGTAACACTGCTGACCCCAAAATTCAGAACTACAATGTTATCAATAGCATCATCTTCATTACTCTCCACCATCATTTTTAGAATCGACATTTGTTTGTTGAGATCCATCAAAACTTTTCTCACTTGGCATATCATTTTTAAAATACAAATCGTCGCTCATGTTATTGTTGAAGTCTTCAAAGCAGTCGGAATGGAAAAGTGTAGAAAATAGATTCTCTTCATATGGGTCTGACTGCCGCTCGACTGAAATATCACTTGAGTTTGCTGGTTCAACAACATCAGCAACCAGCTCACTGTCCTTGTTACTTGAAACCACTGCACTTTCTCCATGGATGTCACTAGCCTCATCTGTTCGTGGAGGTACATTCCCGTTGTTGGGGTCCAAGAATTCACCAAATCGATCCATGTCATAGGGGGAATATGGAGGGGAATCTGATATCTGGCCAGAGTTTTCTTCATTTTGGACCGATATATTACTCAAATTCGGTACTGCAACATCATCACTAACGCTCTCTTCGTTTCTTGAGGCAGCTCCATTTTCATCTTCCGTTGCACGTATGCCATCCGTTGGCTCCTGTTGATTTCTGCCTGTAGGTGTGAATAATCCACAGATCCAGGTGGAGCAATCTTGGGAAACGTTGCATCAATAGCAGGTGAAGTATAAAGCACCGAATCATTCTATCCAAGCTCGGCGGAAGAAAAGAGACATCAAAGGAACCCGTGAAGCCAATACGTGTATAGGTAAAAATCGTAAGTGATGGAAGAGACGCATGTCAGGTACCAGAGTAATAAATGCTCTTACAAGGAAGTTGAGAGGATAAGATGAACCTGGTCAAAGTTGGACTCGGGGCTAATAATATCGGGCTAGGATGGAGGGCCATATCGATCACATTTAGCTAAGACAACCCATATCGGGTGGAAGAACATCGGGAGACAACATCACTAAAGCTCGGCTCAACATCTCGGAGAGGAATATCGCTCATCACCCGAGATGAACATCAAGGAAGATATACCAAGACTCacactgtaacttggatgtatcatcatgtgtaactataaatagagagctcTATTAAGGGTTCAAGGGCAAGCAATCCAGTGAGAAAGGAGAGAAAACTAAGAGTATTGTGGTGAGAATAGAGAGTTTACTAGTGAAATACACCCCTTGTAACCTTGATTCAACCAATAAGATCATCCTtttacccccgtggacgtagttaatcataccgaaccacgtgtATCTTGTGTTCTTGAGCATCTCTTGTTTGTTGACTTCAATGTGTGTGCGTTTACGATTATTTGGATGTAAAAgtaggattttccacatctacattctggcgccgactaaggggaccgtGTAACATCTATAGATACCTTGCATAAAACTATTAAAGAGATATTCCAAAGCTCCTAAATCATCTCATGATGTTAGTCGATGCTAAGTGAAAGACTCTCGTGGTTACGCATATGAGTTGGTAGATGAATCCTTAGAAAGAAACCTTTGTCTTAAACTCAAGTTTTTAACAACTATTTTGCTGAACTCATCGAGTTTGAATCTCTGTTGAGTCAGGCAGTTTTGGTAACAGCTCGACTGGAATCGAGTCTTTGTCTTCTCGTTTCGTTTCTTTTAAAAATCTCTTTATCTTGCGTTTAAAATCGAGTGTTTACCCCTTCTATTAGTCGGAAAAACTAGCGATTCATTGTTTTTTCTTTCGAGAAACGTATTCTTTACATCGAACTCTTTGAAATAATTATAAT
This DNA window, taken from Papaver somniferum cultivar HN1 chromosome 3, ASM357369v1, whole genome shotgun sequence, encodes the following:
- the LOC113360649 gene encoding meiosis-specific protein ASY1-like, translating into MDVQVNQVDEKVHPGKDDDYLYLKVLYHVLPLDYVTISKLQSKLEGEENQETVRKLLDKMACDGYVEAKSKPRLGKRVIRSELTDKKLLEVENVLEIKLSAMEISEPQNISTCDGLHSVGSDLTRTRERSVDAQQNGSTRIQEQLGNNTPIRRNRQERVVYQGAISEMVWMGEDSVTVVRVIIPFVVVPVRKSAPGKLACLVSEDVNLFETPVLVSASTHLQLNLL